Below is a genomic region from Bos javanicus breed banteng chromosome 13, ARS-OSU_banteng_1.0, whole genome shotgun sequence.
cccattttacagataagcgaaaggcttcctaggtggcttagCGGGTAAAGACTCTGCAACACagaagactggggttcgatccctgggttgggaagatcccctggagaagggaatggctacccactccagtattcttgcctggggaatcctgtggacagaggagcctggtgggctacagtcaatgaggttgcaaacagttggacatgactgaagcgactgagcactccGTGAACAGACAAGCAAACTGAAAATCCGAGGTACAGACTCTAGCTGGGTGTCGGCCACACAGTaatgccagaagcagggctgttCTGACCCCTTTCCGCCTCAACCCCGACGCCTTTTGACAAAAGAAGGCTCCTTTTGGATGAGTCTGTCATCACCCTACTCAGCTCAGCTTATTACTCTAACAAAATATACAGTTTAAAATTGGAGAGCCAGCCCAGTTCTTTGGTTAAAAATGTGGACTCAGGAGCTACTCTGCCTGGGACTGTTCTAGAAGTTCCATCACCCTCATGCTTCAGTTTCTGTATCTGGACAAGAGGCAGGGACGAGGGTGAGGCGGTTGGGGCACACCCCTTCAGTGCAAATGGAAAGGGGTGCCCAAAATCTCACTGATCAAGGAaagtattttaatgaatttttctaAAAACCAAACACAGAAAATCCACAATGAACAAAAACATCACAGTCTTAAAGACAGGACCACGTCCTGCCTTAATCCCCAGGCTAGCttctaataaaacataaaaaaagacaGGACCAAGTCCTGCCTTAATCCCCAGGCTAACttctaataaaacaaacaaacaaaaaaaccccaacaaagcAGCTGACCTGTATGCCATAGTttgccaatttaaaaaatagattgctTTAAAACATGTGATTGCTGAGTTTTGAGTGCCCTAGGCCAGTGCCTTCCTCGTCTCAACCCAGCTCCAGCTCTGGATAGCAACGGACAGAAGGAGATGAGTCAAGGCAGGTCAAGTTCCTATcacagtgcctggctcagagtAAGGACTCACACCAACACAGCAGCAGGAATTGAggctcattctttttaaaaaattaaacacagggACAAACGAACTCATGCTCCACAGTGTTTAGAAGGCAGCAGGAAGTCTTAAGCAGAGGAAAGCAAGAGGGTTTCTCCttgattttttaattcttcactgGACATTTTATAGCTGCACTGAATAGACATCCAAAGGACTTAGCAGTTCGCAGTCCctaacttccctggtagctcagctggtaaacaatctgcctgccatgggggacacctgggttcgaaagatccactggagaagggacaggctacccatgccagtattcttgggcttccctggtggctcagatggtaaagaatctgcctgcaatacaggagacctgggttcgatccctgggttgggaagatcccctggagaaggaaaaggccacccacgccagtgttctggcctggagaatcccatggacagagaagcctggtgggctacagtccatagggttagaaagagtcggacatgacaaaagcaacttagcacacatgtacacaacCTGGAATTTAACCTatctctgcaaggagatccaaccagtccatcctaaaggaaatcagtcctgaatattcattggaaggactgatgctgaagctccaatactttggccacctgatacgaagaactgactcatttgaaaagatcctgatgctgggaaagattgcaggcaagagaagggtacaacagaggatgggatggttggatggcgtcaccgacttgatggacgtgagtttgaccaGATtcagggggttggtgatggacaggaaagcctggcgtgctgcagtccatggagttgcaaagagtcagacacgaccgagtgaccaaactgaacctATGTCTTGCATGAAACTGTACTGGCATAAAGGGACCCCAGGAAATTTGGCATTCTGTGTGTTTGTCCTGCGTTTTGACATATTACCTTATTGCTTGCACTCAACAGCCCAGGTCAGGAATCAGCAAAGACGGCCCTCCAAATCATGGCCTGCTTTTTGTAAATAAGGTTTTATTGGCACACGGCTATATCCATTCACTTACCTGTTATCTTCAGCTGCTTCGATGACAACAGCAGAGTTGAGTGATTGTGCTACGGAGGTGAACACAGTTGAACAGAGACCGAGGCTAGCCAAGTCCAGGATATGTCCTGTCTGGCCCTTTACTGAAAAGGTTCACCAGCCCCTGGTCCACGTGATGTCAAACTGCAAACGTTCATTAATCAACGCCCCCTTTGAGGTCCATGTGCACCTTGCAAAACAGAGCTGGGTGCAGAAACCAATTCAGGGCCTCTTAACTACTGTGGCTGTTTCCAGTTTCATTTGGTGATAGCTGTGTATTTTAAGTCTCATCCTCATTTCATAAAGTTTTGTTGGAACACAGACAGTCTGGATAATTTTGTGAAGAGAGTTTAGTCATGGAAGAGCCCTTATGGCTTCACAAAGCCTCAAATACTATCTGGTTCCAAGCTTTTTGCTAATCTCCACTCTACTGGGGGTCCAAATTTGCTAGGTGATACCAGTGTGGATCCAAGACCCTTGAATGCCCATACAGctgtggaaaaaaaaagccttctaaAGAGGCTGATATTGTCCCTGTTTCTCTGAAGAGCTTCGACACCAGAAGTACAAGGAACGTTTATACGATTTCAATCTATGGGTTCCCACTTGAAAGGTCAACAGCCCTTCTGTTACCAGAAGAGAAACACAGATAAGACTCATGACAAACAGCAAAAGGTGACAACAGAATCTGTACAATGCACCAGCAACCAGGAATGAAACACTTCTGAACGACCGAAGATAGCTCTAAAACAAAAAAGGATTAATTCTCTCTGCCATcgtttctgtcttttcttcttacTCATTATCACTTGCCTTGAGCCAAATGGAATCAGATGTGTTCAAAGTAACCTTCTAAAATAAGCTCTGTGTCTCTTTCATAAGTGAAATAGTCACCTTTACAATCTATTAAAGTTTTGTGTTCGCATCCCTGTTCCTAGTTTATCAAAAACAATGGATCTGCTCAGTGTTTCAAAGGCCCAGATATTGAGCCTGATGAGAGCACACAAGAATCTGTATTAAACAAAGACTGTatctgaagaaaagaagaaagacactTTGCATAAATTATATATCTGCTGGCATTCCAAGACCTCTTAAGTTTCCGTCAAGTTAAATGTCCATTTACAAGAGGCTTGGGATTTCCCTTATTTGTTGGTTCAGCAAACATCAAGTGCTTACGATGATGAAAGACACTAGTCCCAGGCTTTTCCACGCATCGCCATGTCCCACAACGAAGCCCAGGACCCACTGGGCCCCTGCTCCCTTTTTATCAACAGATAGACAAACCTTGAATTTCACAACAGTTACTGGCTGAGCTAGTGTTAGCTTGATCTCTGGCGCCACCTACAGATCAAACTGCATTTTGCTTCACTGCGGCACGAAGACGCTCAGGAATCCTAGGTGCCTTTACAGTGAAATTACCACCGGGTGGAGGGCCCTGGAGAAGCCCACACTGTGATAGACCACAAAAATGGAGCGTCCCTCTGACACCATTCTACAGACGAGCTTGCCTTTTTATTATAAGACAACAGATAAAAGGAACCACACACAAAACATATAAGGCGGATTACTCTTAGGAACCACCACCCAGGTTAAGAAGTAGAACTTTTCCGGCCACCCCAGACCCTCCACATACCCCGACATCCCCTTAACCTGCTCTACGGATCAGTGTAGTGTTAGTTTTTCCACGTGGTGTAATTCGTTTGTTTCGTAATCCCATCAGGGGCGATCAGTTTCAGAACTGGAATCCATCGTGAAGGAACTATCCCTATTGGATAGAGCAGTGCTCCGTGGACCCCCGATCTTGGAACCGAGTAAACCTGCTTAGACGATGCTTGGAGGGAAGACAGATACCAGGGGTCAGGTTGGGGGAGGCGTCTCCACAGGGCTGCCGTGGCGCCTGCCCTCACGccacggtgactgcagccatggccTCTGCAGGCCTCAGGGTGCAAGCAGGCGTCTCCGGAGCGGGGGAGTCCAGCCTGGCTTGAGGGCTGGGCAGCGGCGTGGCGTCCGGAGATCCGGCCGGCTGACCACCCTCTCTGCGGGGGCTAGAGGCACTGGCTGGATTCCAGGGGCGCCTCGAGCTGCCCGACGGAAACCAGCGCGCCCAGCTGCCCGGGGGCGCTGCTCTCGGGCGGGAAGGTGACCAGGCCCGAGCTCTGGTTCTCACCGTGGTCGCTGTGCTGCTTCCGGTGGCACCGCAGAGAGTCGTCCCTGACGAAGGCCGCCCCGCACGTCTCGCAGCGGAAGGCCCTGTGCGTCACGATCTTGGCCACAGGCGGCCCGCCGCCCTCCCGCGGCCCCTCCCGGCCCGGCGGGGCCCGGTTCTCCGTTCGGGCCTCGTCCCGGTGCGCCTTGTCAATGTGCTTGGCCAGGCTGCTGGGCCGCTTGGTGTCGAAGCTGCAGAAGTCGCACTTGAAGGGCCGGTCGGGGCAGTGCACGCGGCTGTGCACGCGCAGGGCGGCCGCGCTGGAACACGAGTAGCTGCACTCGGGGCACTTCTCGGGGTGCTCGGCCTGGTGCAGCCGGCTGTGCTCCAGCAGGTCGGCCCGGTCCCGGCCCTGGAAGGCGCAGTGCAGGCACTTGAAAGTGTGCTTGATGCGGATGTGCGACTTCAGGTTCGCCTTCATGGTGCAGCGGACGTCACAGAACTCGCACTTGAAAGGCTTCTCCCCCGAGTGCACGATCATGTGCCTTTTCAAGTCCGAGCTGATTTTGAACTTGGCGCTACAGAGCCAGCACTGGAAGGGGGTGTCCCCTGGCAACGGGAAGGTGCGTTTCCATTAGAGCAGGCAGGCAACACCGAACTCCCCCCAAACATGCGTTCAGAATGCCTGGTGGCAGGTAGCTGGGTCTTTAAAACTCCAGTTCCTTGTCGCCTCCTACCACCACCACTTGCGAACACTGTATTAACTCACAGCAATCCCATGTCTGAGTACCACTCCCACTTTAACAGATGGAGTAACTGAGACTCAGACAGGTCACATTATTTGACCATGGCCAAACAGCATCATGGCATCCACATCCACCCTCGTCATGACACTTCAGGTTCAGATCTAAACTCAATTGACATTCCAGATGTGGACACAGAAGGAAGATGTATGGTTATGTGATACAAAACTGTTTATAATCGAGATTTATAAACATGCTCACTTTGGTGTttggacttcccctgtggctcacacagtaaagaatctgcctgcaacgtgggagacctgggttcgaaagaccccctggagaagggaatggcaacccacttcagtattcttgcctagaaaattccatggacagacgagcctggcaggactacagcccatggggttgcaaagagtcggacatgactgagcaactaacacttttacttttcacttcgtCTTTAAGTTGTATTATTACATCAGTTAAGTGGCTTGTATTAAAGTTTTGCAGTTTCACACTGACAGactgaattttatttatgaaattaaCCCATGAATATGGCAGCAGGAGCAGAAGACAAATTATGAAATGCCATAGCCTCCTCTGTACTCCCTGGAGGGATAGCTAAGGAGTTTAGTTCTTTGGAGGCTCTTTAAACATCCCTGTCAGTTGATTATAGGCAAAGATGAGACTGTTACATATCCTACACAACCATCCTTTCCCCAAACTTCTCCTGCATTCTGTTGGTTGTGATTTTGACTCATCTAGCATCactctctcggagaaggcaatggcaccccactccagtactcttgcctggaaaaccccatggatggaggagcctggtaggctgcagtccatggggtcgctaagagtcggacatgactgagcaacttccctttcacttttcactttcatgcattggagaaagaaatggcaacccactccagtgtttttgcctggagaatcccaaggacgggggagcctggtgggcttccatctatggggtcgcacagagtcggacatgactaaagcaacttagcagcagcagcatctctctcTAAAATGAGTATTAGCTTCAATGTTTAGTCCATCAGCCTGAGAGGTTTAAGGATGCCTTTCTCTTTGCCACACTACCTCTCCTTGCTTGAGAAACggctttatttcacttaatttcctcacttctcttttcttcctgaccTTGTCAGAAACCAGACTTCTATCTTCTGATTGTCAGTTCTCCAGCTTTCTTTCTGCTCTCTGAAAAGCTGGACCTTACAGCCAGCAACCCCCGTTTCAATTCACACTGCTTTGCTCTGACGACCGTTTCTAATAGAACTCCTGGATGCAACGTTCCTGCCAGTGGGTAGATACCAATGACAACTAAAAAATTCTGGTAAGTTATGCAAGTACTCTGTTGTCTCCAGGATTTTTATTTGTTAGACTTGGCATTTCATACCTCTTATTTCCTGCGGATGACACTTCACAGTTAGGAAGAGGAGATCGGTTTAAGGACGAGACATTAGGTGGGTTTTACCTGTTACTCGACAGTTTGGGCCATCATGCCAAGAGGCTTCAGCTGCTCCTCTGACCTCTGCAGCCTACATCAGTTCCATGTTCAGAACACCCAAGGCAGTTAGACGCTGGCTGCAAAGATTAGCTCCCAGCTCTTTGGCTGCCTCCCACTTGTCTGCTGGGACACAGGTTTCTTGACTTAATTTTGGATGTCAGTATATGCCGGTCTGCTTGCCATTTGCCATGAATTCATTGGAAATTCTAATTTTCTGACTCTCCTTATGGGCTTCTCAATCTCCCTTTTTCTGCACTGTGATGGGTAGGTTGGTTCTATCTCCTTATTTTAACACGGTCTCACACAGGGAGGGAAAAGCTTTTCTGCAAAGCCTAATTTCTAGATGTTTGTGATTACTTTCAGGTAATTTTGCtacatgtttctcttttattggagtataactgcttcaCAATGTCATGTACAACAGAGTGCATCAGCTGTATGAACACATATATCTCCCCCTCTTCAGCCTCCATCCCACCCTGCTCTTCCCACTCCTCCAGGCCAAcacagagcaccagctgagcACCCTGTGCTACACaccagcttcccactagccagcCGTTTCACACGTGGCTACGTGTTTCTGAATTAAGCTACACAATCAGAGTTGACGTTGAATGACAAACACCTAGTTTATTCATCAGGCTTTTATTGAGATGCACCCTTTGCTTCTTGCGTGCTGAATTGGATAATCGCCCCCAGCTGTATTCTGCGCAGGCAAGTTAGAAAACTCAGCTGTCAGACTTCCAGTGTTTCACTAGAAGCTGTCTTCCCAGTGGGAGAAACCACACCCTTCATATCAACAGAGAAGCTCCAGTTTCCTTTACTCACAGCCTGGAGTCATTTCCGTTGCCTGTGCTTTAACTAAAGCTGAGGGGTCAGAGACGCAGAGGCCTGGGACTTACCCGTGTGGGAGCGCAGGTGCACGGTGAGCTGGCTGGAGTTGCGGCTGGCGTAGGGGCAGAGCTGGCACTTGTAGGGCCGCTCATCCGAGTGGATGCGCAGGTGCTTCTTGAGGCTGCTGCTGTCCACGGCCGCGTAGTCGCACAGGTGGCACTTGTGGGGCTTCACGCTGGTGTGGCAGCGCATGTGCATGGTCAGGTTGTCCTTCCGGCTGAAGCACTTGTCACAGAACTCGCACTTGTGCGGCTTGTCTCCTGCAAACACACAAGCAAGAGTCACAGCTTCAGGGGTTTTGTCCACCAGGACGCCGGCAGAGAGATCCAACCCAGAAGGCAGGCCGAGTCCCGGGCTCTGCCGTTTCCTTCTGACCAAATGCCCGGAGACAGGAAGACACGGAGGTCTAGACAAGCACCGTGGAACAAGAAGGTGTGCTGTTCCATTCGTGGCTCAGAACTTCTGCAGACTCCCGAGGAGCAGAGATAAAATCAGGCTGAAAGGACGTCAGAGGCCAAACCTTGTTTGGGAAAATGAGAGCTTTCTTAGAAGCAGTCAAGATCGGAGGGGGCAGGTGGCGGATATCTGGAATGGCTTTCCGACTCCCTAGCTGATGAGCCACCCGGAGGACAGTCAGGGTGACTCTTCCCTTACTTGTGCTAAACCACAGGCAGCAGAGGCACCTACCCTCCCGGGCTGTTAGGGAGGGAGGCTGCTTAGGCTGGAGAAGCATCGCCGAGGTTCCAAGCACGTGGAGGTTCCTGGAGAGCAGAGAACCCCATGCCCAGAACGTCACCACCAAACTGCATTCTTCCTTCTCCCACGACAACTCCAAACAGATCACATCCAAACAAAAACCTACCCAGAAACCCACTGCTCAGGGAAAGCCAGGACCGGAAGGCATGCCCAACCCAAGAACCCAGACTCagagaaaataattctttcaacaccaaaaccagataTGGGTCTTTAGAAGGCTGCTTTGGGTTGTGTGAGGCTTGGGGGATCGTTGTTTCTTGATAAGGGATTGAACTAGGGCCCCTGGCAGGGGCAGTGCTGGGTtctgaccactggactgctgggggaTTCCTCAGACATGGGTCTTAAGATGGCTCAATTAGAGGCAGGGTGGGACAATGTCTGAAGCCTAGGAATGATGACATCCTAaagctttcaggaaaaaaaaaaggcccagatGAGCATACAACTCCTCAGACAACACAGAATGGTTGCAGGATGGGAAGAGTAcctgcagagttccacagaaatTACTGAAATAAAACCCCGTACTTGAactcgcttccctggtggctcagctggtagaatctgcctgcagtgctggagacctgggttcgattcctgggttaggaaggtcccctggaggagggcgtggcaacccactccagtattcttgcctggagaatctcatggacagaggagcctggcggactgcagtccatggggttgcaaagagtcggacacgactgagcgactgacagaCACACTTGAACTCGCATTCAATGGGAAGAGAAAATAAGCTAGCTGACAGATGACACAAGGCGTCACACTGAACCGTGTGCAtcggaacaacaacaaaaaggaactgCATAAGACGTGGGATATAAGTAACGAAATGGGAAGGACTGCTTTCAAACCAGAAAAGAGAAGCAAGCATAAAAAAGGGGcacaacagaacagaaaataaagtaATAGTCACACTAAACATTTAGTACAAATGGATTAAATTTCCTGTTAAAAATgtcaattacattttttaaaaagtcagcttaaTACTCTTGAAaggggaaagtgttagtcgttcagtcatgtccatgggCCCACAggcccatgggctgtggcctgccagcctcctctgtccatggaattctccaggcaagaacaactggagtgggtggccatgcccttatccaggggatctgccagatccagggactgaacccaggtcccctgcattgcaggcggattctttactgtccgaggtacccaaataaaaatgaaagagaagtagaGAATGATACACAGTGTTCCAGGAAAGTGCAGAAATATCAGTATTAGGCAAAGCAAATCATGGTAAAAACCACTACAGATTTCATATGGAAGAGACAAAACTCACCAAGTAGATGTGAATCAAACTTATGAAACTAACATGGTTTCACAAAAGGTTTTCCAAGGAAAACTGTaggacatattttaaaacaacttttgcTTAAGAGTCACAATCAGATTACAAACTCTTAAGAGATGGACAGTGAGAGCTCCACGTTATCAAAACCCAGAACCTAATCACTTTTCAGAAGaatctctgaacttcagttccaAAGGCTGAAAGCAAGTGAACCGCATGCAACTTGAGAAACTAGGAGAaatggaacttctctggtggtcccatggctaagactctgtgctcccagtgccaggggcccaggttcgatccctggtcagggaacttgacgCCTCATGCTGCAACGAAAACCAAAgagtccacgtgccacagctaagacctggcacagtcaaataaatactaaaaaaaaaaaaccaaaaaaaaccccaccaaaaaACCAACTAGAAGAAGTGAAGACAGACAGCGCTtgatcaataaaaacaaaagaatggctATTAAAAAGGGAGGTTTGCTTGAAGAAAAGATACCAGTAGACCAGTATTTTCAATGTTGCCACTACAACCGTTTGGGGCCAGGTAATTCTTGGCTGTGCCCTGTCTCGTGCATTGTAAAATGTTTAGCAGtatccctttcccctcccccacaagATGCCAGCAGCACCTTCCTCTCCAGTTCTGAGACTCAAAAACGTCTTCAGATATTACCAAACATCCTGGGGGGAAGGGGACGGCACTGTACCTGGTTACAATCCATTTTAATAGACACTGGAAAGAAGGGACAGATAGATCAACTTAATCATGACTATTAAGTCAGACTTTACTCCAGCtaatttctgtgcatgtgtgtgcttagtcgcttcgtcgcgtctgactctttgcgacctcgtggactgtagcccaccaggctcctctatccatggaatctccaggcaagaacactggagtggctagcgattcccttctccgggggatcttccccacccagggaaagAACTTGTGTTTCCTGCTTCACACGTGAATTCTccatcgtctgagccaccagggaagccgacaATCAATTATGACAACTCAATAAAATGGCTATGTCCAGGAAGATACAAAATTACAGTCtgaattaagaaagaaaacagagcaatAACAAATTTAGAAAAACTGCTATGTTAGAGACGTGCCCCAAGGCAAACTGTTTTTTGCACAAATATCTGCTATCCTTCTCAGGAGAATTAGGCTGCATGATCCCATCACTGTCGGGCTGGACATGGGACTGGCTCTGCACAATGGAGAGGAGCAGACGTTAAGAGCCAGTATCTTGGGAGTTCCCGGGTGGTCGAATGGTCAGGACCCAGCACTTCCACCAGGGGCTagaggttcaatccttggtctgggaactaagatcccacaagccatgtggcacggccaaaaaagccccaaacaaaaaaccaagagagcaaGAGTCTGGTTGGCTACACTTGCTTCTCTTGTTCAAGATGACCTGTAACATACCAGATCAGGGGTTGAGTTTGGTTTTTTGAactatgtttcaggtgtacaacatactgattcacagttttaaaagttctattacactatggttattataaaatattggattTATTTCCTGGGAAGAGCAAGGATTCTTAATTTGGGCCCTGTGGGTAAAATTTAAGGAGTTCTAGACCTTGTATGAGAAGGGATTAAGTTTTTATCTCCTTTATCGCTAACTGGAATTTACCATTCCTGTACATTCCGAGAACTCATTCCTCTTATAAGAACTGCAGGTTCATACCCTTCAATGGCTATCTCCCCATTTCTCAAACTGAATTCATAGAAACA
It encodes:
- the ZFP64 gene encoding zinc finger protein 64 isoform X5 codes for the protein MNASNEGESFPGSVQIPGGTTVLVELTPDIHICGICKQQFNNLDAFVAHKQSGCQLTGTSGAAPSTVQFVSEETVPATQTQTTTRTITSETQTITVSAPEFVFEHGYQTYLPTESSENQTATVISLPAKSRAKKPTAPPAQKRLNCCYPGCQFKTAYGMKDMERHLKIHTGDKPHKCEVCGKCFSRKDKLKTHTRCHTGVKPYKCKSCDYAAADSSSLNKHLRIHSDERPFKCQLCPYASRNSSQLTVHLRSHTDNDVPKPPCPSADGSDAQKAPVAALPSESKEPTATLGERTFNCCYPGCHFKTVHGMKDLDRHLRIHTGDKPHKCEFCDKCFSRKDNLTMHMRCHTSVKPHKCHLCDYAAVDSSSLKKHLRIHSDERPYKCQLCPYASRNSSQLTVHLRSHTGDTPFQCWLCSAKFKISSDLKRHMIVHSGEKPFKCEFCDVRCTMKANLKSHIRIKHTFKCLHCAFQGRDRADLLEHSRLHQAEHPEKCPECSYSCSSAAALRVHSRVHCPDRPFKCDFCSFDTKRPSSLAKHIDKAHRDEARTENRAPPGREGPREGGGPPVAKIVTHRAFRCETCGAAFVRDDSLRCHRKQHSDHGENQSSGLVTFPPESSAPGQLGALVSVGQLEAPLESSQCL
- the ZFP64 gene encoding zinc finger protein 64 isoform X6, yielding MNASNEGESFPGSVQIPGGTTVLVELTPDIHICGICKQQFNNLDAFVAHKQSGCQLTGTSGAAPSTVQFVSEETVPATQTQTTTRTITSETQTITVSAPEFVFEHGYQTYLPTESSENQTATVISLPAKSRAKKPTAPPAQKRLNCCYPGCQFKTAYGMKDMERHLKIHTGDKPHKCEVCGKCFSRKDKLKTHTRCHTGVKPYKCKSCDYAAADSSSLNKHLRIHSDERPFKCQLCPYASRNSSQLTVHLRSHTGCHFKTVHGMKDLDRHLRIHTGDKPHKCEFCDKCFSRKDNLTMHMRCHTSVKPHKCHLCDYAAVDSSSLKKHLRIHSDERPYKCQLCPYASRNSSQLTVHLRSHTGDTPFQCWLCSAKFKISSDLKRHMIVHSGEKPFKCEFCDVRCTMKANLKSHIRIKHTFKCLHCAFQGRDRADLLEHSRLHQAEHPEKCPECSYSCSSAAALRVHSRVHCPDRPFKCDFCSFDTKRPSSLAKHIDKAHRDEARTENRAPPGREGPREGGGPPVAKIVTHRAFRCETCGAAFVRDDSLRCHRKQHSDHGENQSSGLVTFPPESSAPGQLGALVSVGQLEAPLESSQCL
- the ZFP64 gene encoding zinc finger protein 64 isoform X7; amino-acid sequence: MSRRKQARPQHLSSEQPQSESRELAEAAPEAAGEPASELDNDVPKPPCPSADGSDAQKAPVAALPSESKEPTATLGERTFNCCYPGCHFKTVHGMKDLDRHLRIHTGDKPHKCEFCDKCFSRKDNLTMHMRCHTSVKPHKCHLCDYAAVDSSSLKKHLRIHSDERPYKCQLCPYASRNSSQLTVHLRSHTGDTPFQCWLCSAKFKISSDLKRHMIVHSGEKPFKCEFCDVRCTMKANLKSHIRIKHTFKCLHCAFQGRDRADLLEHSRLHQAEHPEKCPECSYSCSSAAALRVHSRVHCPDRPFKCDFCSFDTKRPSSLAKHIDKAHRDEARTENRAPPGREGPREGGGPPVAKIVTHRAFRCETCGAAFVRDDSLRCHRKQHSDHGENQSSGLVTFPPESSAPGQLGALVSVGQLEAPLESSQCL